GCTACGAGACCATCGACGATACGCTGCGCTACTGCTACCACGTGGCCGGCGTGGTGGGGCTGATGATGGCGTCGATCATGGGGGTACAGCGGCCGGCGGTGCTGGACCGCGCCTGCGACCTGGGCCTGGCGTTCCAGCTGACGAACATTGCGCGCGACATCGTCGAGGATGCCGCCATGGGCCGCTGCTACCTGCCTGCCGAGTGGTTGCGCGCGGCCGGCATCCCGCCCGACGAGGTCGCGCTGCCGCGCCACCGGGGCGCGCTTGGGCAGGTGGCCACGCGCCTGGTCGATCATGCGGAGCCATACTACGATTCCGCGGCGGCAGGACTGGCCGACCTGCCGCTGCGCTCCGCGTGGGCCATCGCCACGGCGCGCTACGTCTACCGGCAGATCGGCATCGAGGTGAAGCGGCGTGGGGCGGGTGCGTGGGACGAGCGGGTGGGCACGTCGAAGGCCACCAAGCTCTGGCTGCTGGCGAAAGGTGGCGTGCGCGCCCTCATGTCGCGTCTTCAAAGGCCGGGGGCGCGGCCGGAGCGGCTGTGGCAGCGTCCCCGCGCGGGGGACGAGGACGCAGCGGTGCCGGATGCCCCTCGCGCAGCTGGCGCTTGAGGGTGGCCACCGGGGGCGCGTACAGGAAGCCGAACGACACGGCGCCTTCCTTGCCGGCGACGGCATGGTGCAGCCGGTGCGCCTGGTACAGCCGCTTCAGGTAGCCGCGCCGCGGCGTGTACGTGAAAGGCCAGCGCCGGTGCACGAGACCGTCGTGGGCGACGAAGTACAGGAAGCCGTATGCCGTCATGCCGGCACCGATCCATTCGAGCGGATGGCGGCCGCGCGTGCCGGCATAGATCAGCGCGATGGCGATGCCGGCAAAGACAACGGCATACAGGTCGTTCTTCTCGAACCAGCCGGTGCGCGGTTCGTGGTGCGAGCGGTGCCAGCCCCACCCGAAGCCGTGCATGACGTACTTGTGCGCGACGATGGAAAACACCTCCATCAGGACGATGGTGGTGACGACGATGAGAGCATTCGATAACATGGGCAAAAGCCTAGCACACGTGTGCCACGCGCACGACAGGCTTGTCCCGCAAACGAGAAAGGAAACACCATGATTGCACCCTGCAAGGCCATCGTCTCGGCCATTGTCCTGGCGTCCGCGCTGGCTGCCACGCCGGCACACGCGGCCAGCATCGAAGTACGGGTCTCGGCCGTCGGGCCGAAAGGCAAGGTCAACGTGGCCGTGTGCGACCGCGAGCGCTTCCTGAAGGAGTGCGCGTACAGCGCGTCGGTGGCGCCGCAGCCGGGCACCACGACCGTGACGGTGCCGAACATCCCGCCCGGCACCTGGGCCGTGCTGGCCTACCAGGACGAGAACGGCAACGGCAAGCTCGATCGCAACCTGCTGGGCATCCCCAGCGAGAGCTACGGTTTCAGCCGCGATGCCGCGGGCCGTTTCGGTCCGCCGACGTTCGAGCAGGCAGCCATCGAAGTGGGCGAGGAGCCCGCCGTGGCGCCCATCCGGCTGCACTGAACGGGGCGTGGCGGCCGTGTCGAGGACTGTTAAAATGTCATTCCTGCCGACACAACCCCCGGGACTGTACCGATGACCCTGCAAGAGAAGAACAACATCCACATCCTGGGCTCCGGCCCCGCCATCGTGCTGCTGCACGGCTTCGGCTGCGACCAGAACATGTGGCGTTTCCTCGTGCCAGCGTTTGCGCGCACCCATACCGTCATTCTTTATGACCTGATCGGCTCGGGCAAGTCGCATCTCGCGGCCTATGACCACGACCGCTACGGCACGCTGCAGGGCCATGCCGACGACCTGCTCGACATCGTGCGCGAAGTGGCGGTGGGACCCGTCACGGTGGTCGGCCATTCCGTCAGCGCCATGATCGCGCTGCTGGCCACGAACAAGGCGCCCGAGCTGTTCGACGCGCAGGTGATGGTGGGACCGTCCGCCTGCTACATCGACGACGACAAGGACGGCGGCTATCGGGGCGGCTTCACCCGGGCCGACATCGACGACCTGCTGGACACGATGGAAAGCAACTACCTGGGCTGGTCCAGCGCCGTGGCGCCGCAGATCATGGGGGCGCCCGACCAGCCGCACCTGCGCGAAGAGCTGACCAACAGCTTTTGCCGCACCGACCCGGACATCGCCAAGCACTTCGCCCGCGTCACGTTCCTGTCCGACCACCGCGCCGACCTGGCGCACTGCCGGCTGCCCACGCTGATCCTGCAGTGCACCGACGACTTCATCGCCCCGGTCGCGGTGGGCGAATACATCCACCGCGCGATCGCCGGCAGCGAATACGTCCTGATCGACAATACCGGGCATTGCCCCCACCTCAGCGCACCGGACGCCAGCGTGGCGGCGATCCGGCGCTTCATCGACGGGCGCCGCTGACGATGCAGCAGCACGCACTGCCCGATCCGGATGCCGCCTGGCTGCGTGCGCCCTGCGGGCTGCTGAGCGCGGACGGGCGCGGCCTGATCGTGCGTGCCAACGAGACGTTCTGCCACTGGCTGGGCTACCGGCGCGACGAGCTGGAAGGCACGAAGCGCTTCATCGACCTGCTGCCGATGGGTGCGCGGCTGTTCCACCAGACGCACTGGCTGCCGCTGCTGCAGATGCAGGGCTCGATCGCGGAAGTGCAGCTGGACCTGGTGCATCGCGATGGCCGCCGCATCCCGATGCTGCTGAACGCGTTGCGGCGCGACCAGGATGGCGTGCAGATGGACGATATCGGCGCGATGGTCGCGTCCGACCGCAAGAAATACGAGCGCGAGCTGCTGGACGCGCGCCAGCGCGCCCGCACGCTGGAGGCGGGCCAGCGCCAGCTGAACGACGAGCTGGCGCGCGAACACCGTCGCAAGGACGAGTTCATCGCCACCCTGGCGCACGAGCTGCGCAACCCGCTGGCGCCGATCGCCAACGTGCTGGAAGTGCTGCGCCTGCGCCCGGCGGACGACGAACTGTGGCGCTGGAGCCAGGACGTGCTGGAGCGCCAGCTGGCGCAACTGACGCACCTGGTGGACGACCTGCTGGAAGTGTCGCGCATCACCCAGGGCAAGCTGGTGCTGCGTTCGGAGCCTGTACTGCTGGCCGACATCCTGGCCGGCGCCGCCGAGGCGGTCCTGCCGGCGGTGACGGCGGCGCGCCAGAAGCTGACGATCGGGCAGGCCGCCGTGCCGCTGACGGTGCATGGCGACCGCACCCGCCTGACGCAGATCGTCTGCAACCTGCTCAACAACGCCAGCAAGTTCACGCCCGAAGGCGGCGCCATCGGGCTGGCCGCCAGGGAGGCCGACGGCATGGCCGTCATCGAGGTGTCCGACACGGGTGCCGGCATCCCGGCCGGGCAGCTGGAGCGCATCTTCGACATGTTCTCGCAACTGCACCCGCCGCTGGAACGGTCCGTCGGCGGGCTGGGCATCGGGCTGGCGCTGGTCAAGGGCCTGACGGTGCTGCATGGCGGCACCGTCAGCGCGCGCAGCGCCGGGCTGGGGCACGGCAGCGTGTTCCAGGTGACGCTGCCGCTGGCCTCCCAGCCCGCCGCCGCGCCGCCGCTGCCGGATGCCCGCACGCCCGGCGGCAAGGCGCGGCTGCTCGTCATCGACGACAACGTCGACGCCTGCGACACGCTGGTGATGGCGCTCGACATGCTGGGTCATGCGGCGCACGGCGCCCACACGGGCGCAGCAGGTCTCGCGGCGCTGGAGCAGGGCCGGCCCGACTGCGCCCTGGTGGACATCGGCCTGCCCGATATCGATGGCTACGAACTGGCGCGGCGCGTGCGGGCCACGCCGTGGGGGCGCGCCATCGTGCTGATCGCCGTGACCGGTTGGGGCCAGGACAGCGACAAACGGGCGGCCATGGAGGCCGGGTTCGATGCGCACTTCACCAAGCCGATCGATTTCACGAAGCTCGATGGGGCGATTGCGGGGTTGTTGGGTCGTCGCTCCGGGACTGATCCCGGATTCCCAAGTTGACGGCCGGTCCGCTGGAGCAATGTCTGTTTGCGGCCGATCGATGTGGCCGGACCGCCAGCCGCGGATGGAAACAGGGGTCGGTCCCCTGCGGGGACAGACCCCAAGCCTCCCAGCACTGCGGCTATCCCACATCACCAAGCTCGATGGAGCGATTGCGGGGTTGCTGGGGTCTGTCCCTCCGGGACTGACCCCGGTTTCCCAGGTTGACGGCCGGTCCGCTTGAGCAATGACTGTTTGCGGCCGATCCATGTGGCCGGACCGCCAGCCGCGGATGGAAACCGGGGTCGGTCCCCTGCGGGGACAGACCCCAAGCCTCCCAGCACCGCGGCTATCCCACATCACCAAGCTCGATGGAGCGATTGCGGGGTTGCTGGGGTCTGTCCCTCCGGGACTGACCCCGGTTTCCCAGGTTGACGGCCGGTCCGCTTGAGCAATGACTGTTTGCGGCCGATCCATGTGGCCGGACCGCCAGCCGCGGATGGAAACCGGGGTCGGTCCCCTGCGGGGACAGACCCCAAGCCTCCCAGCACTGCGGCTATCCCATATCACCAAGCTCGATGGAGCGATTGCGGGGTTGCTGGGGTCTGTCCCTCCGGGACAGACCCCAAGCCTCCCAGCACCGCGGCCACTCCCACATCAGCTACAGCTTGATCACCTGCGGCCGCCGGTTCTTCGCGGTCCCGTACACGAACGCATGCAACGACGGCACCCAGCGGAACTTCGACCAGATATTGTTCCGCGCGGCCTGCAGTTGCGCCTGGCCGCCGCTGTCGTTGGGCCAGTGCTGCAGCGGCACCCGTTCCCACGTCCAGGCCGCGGTGGCAGGATCGGCCGCGGGTGGCGTCAGCCGGACCACGACGGGTGGCGACACCGTCTGGTCCAGCCCCACGATGCAGCCCAGTTCGTCGACCCATTGCAGGCCGAGCGAATCGAGGCGGTGGAAGTTGGCGCCGCCGCCGTCGTAGCCGTCCGTCAGCGACGGTACCGTGCCGGCCGTGCTGATCGTCGTCGAGGCGCCCGTGACGAGGTTGCGGATGTACATGCGGCGGTAGGCGCTGCCCGCGTAGGGGCCGGACGAATAGCCGCCGTCCAGCGCGATTAGCAGGTTGAGGCGCTTGCACAGCACCAGCGCGCCGTTGGCCAGGTTGCCGCCCAGCGCGGGATGCTGGGTGATCTCGCCCGTGCGGCTGACGAACAGCGTGTAGTGGGCGGTGCCGTTGGTGGCGGCCCACCAGCCCTGGCGCACGTCGTCCATCACCGTGATCGGGTAGGTGCCGCGCGACGTGTCGCCTGCCGTGAAGCGGATGCGGGTCGGGTCGGCGTTCTGCGGCTGGCGCGTGACGAAGCGGCTGTAGCCGTAGTTCAGCTGCGCCACGTCCAGCACATTGATGCGGTTCTCGTACGGACTGCCGGCCCAGAAGAACGACAGCAGTGACCCGCGCACGCCGCCGCCCCAGGCGCGCGGCAGTTCCTGCAGGCCCAGGTAGGTGTGCGGGGTGTAGGGCGTGTTGTCCGGCGCGTAGCCTTCGACGAACGTGGTGGCGATGTTCGCCGTGGTGGGCACGTTGGCCACGCTCCACGTCAGCGTCGAGAAATCGCAGATCAGCGAGAACTGCACGTTGGGCAGCGACGTCGTCGCTTCGTGCCCGCCGGAGTAGTAGACCTGGGCCCCCAGGCTGCTGTAGTCGCGCAGGATGGCGCTGCCGCCCCAGACGATGAATGGATTGTCCATCGCGTCGCTGACGGAGCGGTACAGCGCCGGCGTCACGTCCTGCGGCATGTTCTTCATCGGCACGTCGGCGAAATAGCCGGGCGGCGGCACCCACGCGGGCACGCCGGCGGGCTGGTTGTTCGGCACAATGCGGATGCCGAACGGGGCGGAGGATACCTGTGCCATGCTGTGCTCCTCAGGTCGGACGCGGCATCACGCTCCACACGGGAGCGTTGCTGACGGCGTTGACGAAATCGTTCCAGTTCGGCGCGCCCGTCATGCGGCCATAGGCTTCGCGTGCGCCCGGCACGTTGTGCTGCGCCGCGTAGGCCAGCGCCGGCTGCAGGTTGGCCCAGTAGCTGGTG
This is a stretch of genomic DNA from Pseudoduganella chitinolytica. It encodes these proteins:
- the crtB gene encoding 15-cis-phytoene synthase CrtB, yielding MSDAALLRHATTTIAVGSKSFAAAARLFAPAIRRSVLMLYAWCRHCDDVVDGQELGFNRDAAPAREDAERALAALREQTARAYTGAAMAEPAFAAFQEVALRHRIPRAFAFDHLAGFGMDVADVRYETIDDTLRYCYHVAGVVGLMMASIMGVQRPAVLDRACDLGLAFQLTNIARDIVEDAAMGRCYLPAEWLRAAGIPPDEVALPRHRGALGQVATRLVDHAEPYYDSAAAGLADLPLRSAWAIATARYVYRQIGIEVKRRGAGAWDERVGTSKATKLWLLAKGGVRALMSRLQRPGARPERLWQRPRAGDEDAAVPDAPRAAGA
- a CDS encoding sterol desaturase family protein, producing the protein MLSNALIVVTTIVLMEVFSIVAHKYVMHGFGWGWHRSHHEPRTGWFEKNDLYAVVFAGIAIALIYAGTRGRHPLEWIGAGMTAYGFLYFVAHDGLVHRRWPFTYTPRRGYLKRLYQAHRLHHAVAGKEGAVSFGFLYAPPVATLKRQLREGHPAPLRPRPPRGDAATAAPAAPPAFEDAT
- a CDS encoding DUF2141 domain-containing protein — translated: MIAPCKAIVSAIVLASALAATPAHAASIEVRVSAVGPKGKVNVAVCDRERFLKECAYSASVAPQPGTTTVTVPNIPPGTWAVLAYQDENGNGKLDRNLLGIPSESYGFSRDAAGRFGPPTFEQAAIEVGEEPAVAPIRLH
- a CDS encoding alpha/beta fold hydrolase, with translation MTLQEKNNIHILGSGPAIVLLHGFGCDQNMWRFLVPAFARTHTVILYDLIGSGKSHLAAYDHDRYGTLQGHADDLLDIVREVAVGPVTVVGHSVSAMIALLATNKAPELFDAQVMVGPSACYIDDDKDGGYRGGFTRADIDDLLDTMESNYLGWSSAVAPQIMGAPDQPHLREELTNSFCRTDPDIAKHFARVTFLSDHRADLAHCRLPTLILQCTDDFIAPVAVGEYIHRAIAGSEYVLIDNTGHCPHLSAPDASVAAIRRFIDGRR
- a CDS encoding hybrid sensor histidine kinase/response regulator, which produces MQQHALPDPDAAWLRAPCGLLSADGRGLIVRANETFCHWLGYRRDELEGTKRFIDLLPMGARLFHQTHWLPLLQMQGSIAEVQLDLVHRDGRRIPMLLNALRRDQDGVQMDDIGAMVASDRKKYERELLDARQRARTLEAGQRQLNDELAREHRRKDEFIATLAHELRNPLAPIANVLEVLRLRPADDELWRWSQDVLERQLAQLTHLVDDLLEVSRITQGKLVLRSEPVLLADILAGAAEAVLPAVTAARQKLTIGQAAVPLTVHGDRTRLTQIVCNLLNNASKFTPEGGAIGLAAREADGMAVIEVSDTGAGIPAGQLERIFDMFSQLHPPLERSVGGLGIGLALVKGLTVLHGGTVSARSAGLGHGSVFQVTLPLASQPAAAPPLPDARTPGGKARLLVIDDNVDACDTLVMALDMLGHAAHGAHTGAAGLAALEQGRPDCALVDIGLPDIDGYELARRVRATPWGRAIVLIAVTGWGQDSDKRAAMEAGFDAHFTKPIDFTKLDGAIAGLLGRRSGTDPGFPS